A section of the Acidobacteriota bacterium genome encodes:
- a CDS encoding trypsin-like peptidase domain-containing protein → MERIVLRHLNGSKVNQVEEFPLNLFNELVIGRDPASTVKYDPDRDDLVGRQHAKISRDASDASQFVITDLGSRNGTFINKQRIVGTAKIAPGDLVQFGAGGPEFEFDIEPKPENFIRATRVGDENLAPTAIPMPPTREGAIPAAQAAAAATGVGNSTRVGKATVERLVSQASKQNRTWMIAGGAALCLIVALVAGVLFYKGRVDANQFQQNLASQGATTGSEIAKLKERTSPMTPGEIAEAHTDAVVYLEVTWQLLNNRNGQPLHFKFVPNFYKDQNGQLRQIVPDGRRWVMAYTIVENAYEPLLVEYNDKDALLPVGGPHTGSGFCVSSDGFIMTNKHVAAAWKTRYQGWEKWAFPGVILGRDGRPAMQQNGEPALVAQPFRWIPADTQQFGAGQLGKPAVEGRNDSLYVTFSKSAQRFPATLGPTSEHHDAALVKISAPAPVPTVELHDNYESVKTGDQTIVLGYPGGSPDMIGFIGAKNWGDNFNRKQQGVVPNATLSAGFISRVMRDQPGGPGKDSFFSLMGDAYQLTINTTGGGNSGGPVFDEKGRVIAIYTYGVVSDFQASAAVPIRFGLEIMDPTRKAIN, encoded by the coding sequence ATGGAAAGAATCGTACTCAGACATTTAAACGGATCAAAGGTCAATCAAGTAGAGGAATTTCCTCTTAACCTATTCAATGAACTGGTCATCGGACGCGACCCCGCGTCAACCGTTAAATACGACCCCGACAGAGACGATCTGGTCGGTCGTCAACACGCCAAAATTTCCCGCGATGCATCGGACGCTTCGCAATTTGTGATTACCGATTTAGGCAGCCGCAATGGCACCTTCATCAACAAACAACGCATTGTCGGGACGGCAAAGATTGCTCCGGGCGACCTCGTGCAATTTGGCGCGGGCGGTCCCGAATTCGAGTTCGACATCGAACCGAAACCGGAAAACTTCATCCGCGCCACCCGCGTCGGCGATGAAAACCTCGCTCCGACCGCCATCCCCATGCCGCCAACTCGCGAAGGCGCAATCCCCGCGGCGCAAGCGGCTGCGGCAGCAACCGGTGTGGGTAACAGCACGCGCGTCGGCAAAGCCACAGTCGAACGCCTGGTCTCGCAAGCCAGTAAACAAAATCGCACCTGGATGATCGCCGGCGGCGCGGCGTTGTGCTTGATTGTCGCTCTGGTTGCCGGCGTGTTGTTTTACAAAGGCAGAGTGGATGCCAATCAATTCCAGCAAAATCTCGCTTCACAGGGCGCTACCACCGGCAGCGAAATCGCCAAACTCAAAGAAAGAACTTCGCCAATGACGCCGGGTGAAATTGCCGAAGCCCACACCGATGCGGTGGTGTATCTCGAAGTCACCTGGCAACTGCTCAACAATCGCAACGGTCAACCGCTGCATTTCAAATTCGTGCCGAATTTCTACAAAGACCAGAATGGCCAACTGCGGCAAATCGTCCCGGACGGACGCCGCTGGGTGATGGCTTATACGATTGTCGAAAATGCTTATGAACCGCTGCTTGTCGAATACAACGATAAAGATGCGTTGTTGCCCGTCGGCGGACCGCACACCGGAAGCGGTTTCTGCGTTTCAAGCGATGGCTTCATTATGACCAATAAACATGTGGCGGCTGCCTGGAAGACCCGTTATCAAGGCTGGGAGAAATGGGCATTTCCGGGAGTCATTCTCGGTCGCGACGGCAGACCGGCGATGCAACAGAATGGCGAACCGGCGCTCGTGGCGCAACCGTTCCGCTGGATTCCCGCCGACACCCAACAATTCGGCGCGGGGCAACTCGGCAAACCTGCCGTCGAAGGTCGCAACGATTCGCTCTATGTGACTTTTTCAAAATCGGCGCAGCGATTCCCGGCAACCTTAGGCCCGACCTCCGAGCATCACGATGCAGCATTGGTGAAAATCAGCGCCCCCGCGCCGGTGCCGACCGTTGAACTGCACGACAATTATGAGTCGGTGAAAACCGGCGACCAGACCATCGTTTTAGGTTATCCCGGCGGCTCACCCGATATGATTGGCTTCATTGGCGCAAAGAACTGGGGCGACAATTTCAATCGCAAACAGCAAGGCGTGGTTCCCAATGCAACCTTGAGCGCCGGTTTCATTTCGCGAGTTATGCGCGACCAACCCGGCGGACCCGGCAAAGATTCTTTCTTCAGCCTGATGGGCGATGCTTATCAATTGACCATCAATACTACAGGTGGCGGCAACAGCGGCGGTCCGGTGTTTGACGAAAAAGGGCGGGTCATTGCCATCTACACCTACGGCGTGGTTTCGGATTTCCAAGCCTCCGCAGCGGTGCCGATTCGTTTCGGTCTGGAAATTATGGACCCGACGAGAAAGGCGATTAACTGA
- a CDS encoding serine/threonine-protein kinase: MRNRANLNSTIGDYRLIDFIGAGGMGEVYRGVHTRLGRVVAVKMLTQTHNNQQLVQRFRNEAQLQARLHHPNIATLFDFIEADGRCCIVMEYIDGQTLDEKIRLSGALPLADALRIFKSVVEAIHYIHDNGIVHRDIKSNNIKINAKGEVKILDFGIAKGETSPQLTATGSVIGTLQYLSPEQVKGEVADERSDIWALGSVFYEMVSGKVTFDATTLGRLCESILKSEYVPPTVINPELPKAVEQVIARCLKKNPAARYQTTQELFEDVKRLSVTEDLQEKPNSGEKIAVEPFSIGVVLEQFGQRKFGWVAVASLLVVVLLGLGIAFWPEDHSPKVAEPSRQNPSQPPSTKDATLRTVKIIAANGQAEVYSNGQLVGKTPYEIKARLGEPVNLLLKSEGFLNEKVEFAVTEKPEYVITLKKE, translated from the coding sequence ATGAGAAACAGAGCAAATTTAAATTCGACAATCGGGGATTACAGATTGATTGATTTTATCGGTGCCGGTGGGATGGGCGAAGTCTATCGCGGCGTTCATACCAGACTCGGAAGAGTGGTTGCCGTAAAAATGCTGACGCAAACCCACAATAATCAACAACTCGTTCAACGTTTCCGCAACGAAGCCCAACTGCAAGCGCGTCTGCATCACCCGAACATCGCGACGCTTTTCGATTTCATTGAAGCCGACGGCAGATGCTGCATCGTGATGGAATACATCGACGGGCAAACGCTTGATGAAAAGATTCGCTTGTCGGGCGCGTTACCTCTGGCAGATGCGCTGCGAATTTTTAAAAGCGTGGTCGAAGCCATCCATTACATTCACGATAATGGCATCGTGCATCGCGACATCAAATCCAACAACATCAAGATCAATGCCAAAGGCGAAGTAAAAATTCTCGATTTCGGCATTGCCAAAGGCGAAACTTCGCCGCAACTGACCGCCACCGGTTCGGTCATCGGCACCTTGCAATACCTGTCGCCGGAACAGGTCAAAGGCGAGGTTGCCGATGAGCGTTCCGATATTTGGGCGCTGGGCAGCGTCTTTTATGAAATGGTTTCCGGGAAAGTGACGTTTGATGCCACCACCCTTGGTCGCTTATGTGAAAGCATTTTGAAGAGCGAGTATGTGCCGCCGACGGTTATCAACCCGGAACTCCCGAAAGCCGTCGAGCAGGTGATTGCCCGCTGTTTGAAAAAAAATCCTGCGGCGCGCTATCAAACGACACAGGAATTGTTTGAAGATGTCAAACGCCTCTCGGTGACTGAGGATTTGCAGGAAAAACCAAACAGCGGAGAGAAAATCGCTGTTGAGCCGTTTTCTATCGGCGTTGTGCTGGAACAATTCGGGCAGCGCAAGTTCGGCTGGGTTGCCGTCGCATCCTTACTGGTTGTCGTTTTATTGGGACTGGGTATCGCCTTCTGGCCTGAAGATCATTCACCGAAAGTTGCCGAGCCGTCGCGTCAAAATCCATCGCAACCGCCATCGACCAAAGATGCAACGCTGAGAACCGTAAAAATTATTGCTGCGAACGGTCAGGCAGAGGTTTACAGCAACGGGCAGTTGGTCGGCAAAACCCCTTATGAAATTAAGGCGCGATTGGGAGAGCCGGTGAATCTCTTGCTAAAGAGCGAAGGATTTTTAAATGAGAAGGTCGAGTTTGCGGTCACTGAAAAACCGGAATACGTCATCACCTTAAAGAAAGAATAA